Genomic window (Aurantimicrobium sp. INA4):
TTGTTCGCCATGTGCTTACACCACCAGAAAAATCCAACTAGACATTGGCCCGCAAACCGTTATAGAGTTGTAATTTGCGCTCGATGTTTTGTCATGCCCTCATATTGCGGTCGGGGTGACAGTACAACAATCTCGTGGAGAACTCTACGAGTGGCCCCACTTTAGCGGGTCTCATCGGGTTTGCAATTTATCCCACACCAACCACAACCATGATGGTCCATGACGGACCCACGGAGGTTATTTCCTTGGCTGCTGCGCGCAACGCAAAAGACACCAAGTCCATCAAGAACGGCCGTAGTGCATCGCGCTTGTCGTTCGCGAAGATTACGGACACTCTGACTGTTCCCGATCTTCTGGCACTTCAGACCGAGAGCTTTGACTGGCTCGTCGGAAATGAACACTGGCAGAAGCGTGTGGAGGAAGCAAAGAAGGAAGGTCGCCAGGACCTGCCTTCACGCACTGGTCTTGAAGAGATCTTTGAAGAGATCTCTCCCATCGAGAACCTCGATGAGACCATGCAGCTCTCTTTCACCAACCCCTACCTCGAGCCTGAGAAGTACTCGATCTTCGAGTGCAAGGAGCGTGGCAAGACCTACGCTGCTCCTCTCTATGTCGAGGCTGAGTTCATGAACCACGTCACGGGTGAAATCAAGACCCAGACCGTGTTCATGGGTGACTTCCCCCTCATGACCGAAAAGGGAACCTTCATCATTAACGGCACCGAGCGTGTTGTTGTGTCTCAGCTGGTTCGTTCACCCGGTGTGTACTTCGAGCGTGCACAGGAAAAGACCTCCGACAAGGACGTCTACTCCGCACGCATCATTCCTAGCCGTGGCGCATGGCTCGAATTCGAAATCGACAAGCGTGACGCTGTTGGTGTTCGTATCGACCGTAAGCGTAAGCAGTCTGTCACCGTCTTCCTCAAGGCCCTCGGTCTGACCAGTGAAGAAATCGCAACCGAGTTTGCCGGTTACGACTCCATCCTGCAGACCCTGGAAAAGGACACCATCCTCACCAAGGAAGACGCACTACGCGACATTTACCGCAAGCTCCGTCCAGGCGAGCAGGTTGCTGCTGAAGCTGCACGTGCCCTGCTGGACAACTTCTACTTCAGCCCCAAGCGTTACGACCTGGCCAAGGTTGGTCGTTACAAGATCAACCGCAAGCTCGGTCTTGAAGCTCCGCTGACTGACTCTGTTCTTCGCGTTGAAGACATCATTGCAACCATCAAGTACCTGGTTGCTCTGCACAACGACGAGAAGACCTTCCCCGGTGTTCGCGATGGCAAGAAGGTTGACATTCGTCTCGACGTAGACGACATCGACCACTTCGGTAACCGTCGTATCCGCGCCGTCGGTGAGCTCATCCAGAACCAGGTTCGTACTGGTCTGTCCCGTATGGAGCGCGTTGTCCGCGAGCGTATGACCACTCAGGACATTGAGGCAATTACTCCTCAGACCCTGATCAACGTACGTCCCGTTGTGGCAGCAATCAAGGAGTTCTTCGGAACCTCTCAGCTGTCACAGTTCATGGACCAGAACAACCCGCTTGCTGGTTTGACCCACAAGCGTCGTCTGTCCGCTCTGGGCCCTGGTGGTCTTTCTCGTGAGCGTGCAGGTGTTGAGGTTCGTGACGTTCACTCCTCTCACTACGGACGTATGTGTCCTATTGAAACTCCTGAAGGTCCCAACATTGGTCTGATTGGTTCGCTCGCATCCTTCGCGCGTATCAACGCCTTTGGTTTCATTGAGACCCCCTACCGCCGCGTCGTCAAGGGCAAGGTAACCGAGCACATCGATTACCTCACCGCTTCGGAAGAAGATGACTTCGTTGTGGCACAGGCAAACGCTCCACTAACCAAGGACAGCCACTTCGCTGAAGAGCGTGTTCTGGTTCGTCGTAAGGGTGGCGAGGTTGAACTCGTTCCTGCGGCTGAGGTGGACTACATGGACGTGTCTCCACGTCAGATGGTGTCTGTTGGTACCTCGCTGATTCCATTCCTCGAGCACGACGATGCAAACCGCGCACTTATGGGTGCCAACATGCAGCGTCAGGCTGTGCCACTGCTGCGCAGCGAAAGCCCACTGGTTGGTACCGGTATGGAAAACTTCGCCGCAATCGATGCTGGTGACGTGATCCTCGCTAACGCTGCTGGTGTTGTCTCTGAGGTATCGGCTGATGTCGTCACCGTTCAGCTCGACGCTGGTGGAACCGAGGACTACTTCCTGCGCAAGTTCGACCGCTCGAACCAGGGCACCAGCTACAACCACCGTGTCATCGTGACCGCTGGTGAGCGTGTTGAGGTAGGTCAGGTCATCGCTGATGGTCCTGCCACCGAAAACGGTGAATTGGCTCTGGGTAAGAACCTACTTGTGGCATTCATGCCGTGGGAAGGTCATAACTTCGAGGACGCAATCATCCTCTCCCAGCGTCTGGTTCAGGACGACGTTCTTTCTTCGATTCACATCGAGGAATATGACGTTGATGCTCGTGACACCAAGCTGGGTAAGGAAGAGATCACTCGCGACCTGCCCAACGTGTCCCCTGAATTGATCGCTAACCTCGATGAGCGCGGCATCATCCGTATCGGTGCTGAGGTTCGCCCCGGCGACATCCTCGTCGGTAAGGTCACTCCTAAGGGTGAGACCGAGCTTTCTGCTGAAGAGCGCTTGCTGCGCGCTATCTTCAACGAGAAGAGCCGCGAAGTTCGCGACACTTCATTGAAGGTGCCTCACGGTGAAGCCGGAACCATCATTGGTGTGAAGGTATTCGACGCAGAGAACGACGAAGACGAGCTCGGCTCGGGCGTCAACCAGCGCGTTGTTGTCTACATCGCCCAGAAGCGTAAGATCACCGAAGGTGACAAGCTTGCTGGTCGTCACGGAAACAAGGGTGTTATCGCCAAGATCCTCCCCGTTGAAGACATGCCATTCCTCGAAGACGGAACTCCTGTCGACGTCGTACTCAACCCATTGGGTATTCCCGGTCGTATGAACTTCGGTCAGGTTTTGGAAACCCACCTCGGCTGGATCGCGAAGCAGGGTTGGAAGGTTGAAGGCAACCCAGAATGGGCTGCAAACCTTCCTGCAGAAGCATTCGAGGCTGCCCCAGGCACCAAGGTTGCAACCCCCGTGTTCGACGGTGCTCTCGAGGAGGAAATCGCTGGTCTGCTCGATGTGACCACACCTACTCGTGATGGACAGCGCCTCATCGGTGCTTCCGGTAAGGCCCGTCTGTTCGACGGTCGTTCCGGTGAGCCATTCCCTGAGCCCATCTCTGTGGGTTACATGTACATCCTGAAGCTGCACCACCTTGTCGATGACAAGATTCACGCACGTTCAACGGGTCCTTACTCGATGATCACGCAGCAGCCTCTTGGTGGTAAGGCACAGTTCGGTGGACAGCGCTTTGGTGAGATGGAGGTGTGGGCACTGGAAGCTTATGGTGCCGCTTACGCACTTCAGGAACTTCTCACCATCAAGTCCGACGACATCGTGGGCCGTGTCAAGGTTTACGAAGCCATCGTCAAGGGCGAGAACATCCAGGAGCCCGGTATCCCCGAGTCGTTCCGTGTTCTCATGAAGGAAATGCAGTCCCTCGGTCTCAACGTTGAGGTTCTCAACGAAGCTGGCGATGTCGTCAGCCTCCGCGACGCCGACGATGAGGCATACCGCGCCGCTGAAGAGCTCGGTATCAACATCTCTACCCGTTTCGAGTCTTCGTCCATCGACGAGATCTAAACGACAGTCAGACAAGTAAGAATCTAAGGAAAGAGTTAAATTGCTCGACGCAACCGCTTTTGACAAGCTTCGTATCGGTCTGGCCACTGCTGACGACATTCGTCGTTGGTCGTTTGGTGAGGTCAAGAAGCCCGAAACAATCAACTACCGTACCCTCAAGCCTGAGAAGGACGGCCTCTTTGGTGAGCAGATCTTCGGACCTTCTCGCGACTGGGAATGCTCCTGTGGCAAGTACAAGCGTGTCCGCTTCAAGGGCATCGTCTGTGAGCGCTGTGGCGTAGAGGTCACCAAGTCATCCGTGCGCCGTGAGCGCATGGGTCACATTGAGTTGGCCGCTCCCGTTACCCACATCTGGTACTTCAAGGGTGTTCCTAGCCGTCTGGGTTACCTCCTGGACATGGCACCGAAGGACCTTGAAAAGGTCATCTACTTCGCTGCCTACATGGTTATCGACATCGATGAAGAGGGCCGTCATGCTGACATGCCTGGTCTGGAGAACGAGCTTCGTCTCGAGCTGAAGACCCTTGGAGACCAGCGCGATGCTCGCATTGCTGACCGCATGCAGCGTCTGGAAAACGACCTCGCAGCTCTCGAAGCTGAAGGTGCAAAGTCAGACCAGAAGCGTCGTGCGAAGGACGTAGCTGAGAAGGAAATGTCTCAGATCCGCAAGTCCATCGACGACGAAATCGCTCGCCTCGAGCGCGTCTGGGAAGACTTCCGCAACCTCAAGGTTGGCGACCTCAAGCCTGAAGACGCTGTCTTCAACGAGCTGGTAGACCGCTACGGCCTGTACTTCGACGCCTTCATGGGTGCTGAAGCAATCAAGCGCCGTCTAGAAACCTTCGACCTGGAAGCAGAAGCGGAAGCTCTGCGTCTGGAAATCACCGAAGGTAAGGGTGCTAAGAAGATCCGTGCGATCAAGCGCCTCAAGGTTGTATCTTCCTTCATCAACACCGGAACCAGCCCTGCGGCTATGGTTCTCGATGTTGTTCCCGTTATCCCACCAGAGCTTCGCCCCATGGTTCAGCTCGACGGTGGACGCTTTGCGACCTCTGACCTCAACGACCTTTACCGTCGTGTGATCAACCGCAACAACCGTCTGCGTCGTCTGCTTGACCTGGGTGCTCCAGAGATCATCGTGAACAACGAAAAGCGCATGCTGCAGGAAGCAGTTGACGCGCTGTTCGACAACGGTCGTCGTGGACGTCCAGTTACCGGAACCGGTAACCGTGCGCTCAAGTCACTCTCTGACATGCTCAAGGGTAAGCAGGGTCGTTTCCGTCAGAACCTGCTTGGTAAGCGCGTGGACTACTCCGGTCGTTCCGTGATTATCGTTGGTCCTCAGCTCAAGCTGCACCAGTGTGGTCTGCCTAAGCAGATGGCGCTCGAGCTGTTCAAGCCATTCGTCATCAAGCGTCTGATCGACCTGAGCCACGCTCAGAACATCAAGAGCGCCAAGCGCATGGTTGAGCGTAGCCGCCCCCAGGTGTGGGATGTTCTCGAAGAGATCATCCGCGAACGTCCTGTTCTGCTGAACCGCGCACCAACCCTGCATCGTCTCGGTATTCAGGCATTTGAACCTCAGCTCATTGAAGGTAAGGCTATTCAGCTTCACCCTCTCGTGTGTGCTGCGTTCAACGCTGACTTCGACGGTGACCAGATGGCTGTTCACCTTCCTCTGTCGGTTGAGGCTCAGGCCGAAGCACGCATCTTGATGCTTGCTTCGAACAACATCCTCAAGCCTTCAGACGGTCGCCCCGTGACCCTGCCTACTCAGGACATGATCATTGGTCTGCACCACCTCACTACCGTGAAGGAAGGTGCAACCGGTGAAGGTCGCGCATTCAGCTCGATTGCTGAGGCAATCCTCGCTCACGACCAGCACACGCTGGACCTCAACGCGATGGCACGCATTCGTCTGAATGATGTTGTCTTTGCTGAGGGTGAAGCACCTGAGGGTTACACCGGTGGTCCCGTTTTGGTCAACACCACTTTGGGTCAGGCACTGTTCAACGAGGCTCTGCCCGCTGACTACCCCTACGTCCAGAAGGTTGCGGACAAGGGAACCATCTCTGCAATCGTCAACGACCTCGCTGAGCGTTACCCCAAGACTGTGGTTGCGGCGACCCTTGACAACATCAAGGACGCTGGTTTCCACTGGGCTACTCGCTCCGGTGTGACCGTTGCACTCTCCGACGTTCTGACTCCTCCAAACAAGCGCGAAATCGTTGCTGGTTACGAGAAGTTGGCTGCGAAGGTTCAGTCTGAGTTCGAGAAGGGCATGATCACTGACAACGAACGTCGTCAGGAACTGATCAAGATCTGGACCGACGCTACCGCTGAAGTTGCTGAAGCTATGCAGAAGAACTTCCCTGCGAACAACACCATTAACCGCATGGTCACCTCTGGTGCTCGTGGTAACTGGCTGCAGGTTCGTAACATCGCGGGTATGCGTGGCCTGGTGAACAACCCGAAGGGTGAAATTATCCCTCGCCCGATCATCAACTCTTACCGTGAAGGTCTCTCCGTTGTGGAGTACTTCATCGCTACCCACGGTGCTCGTAAGGGTCTGGCTGACACTGCTCTGCGTACCGCAGACTCCGGTTACCTCACTCGTCGTCTCGTCGACGTCTCGCAGGATGTCATCATCCGCGAAGAGGACTGTGGCACCACTAAGGGTCTCGACCTGCCAATCGCTGCCGCTAACGCAGCCGGTGAGCTGGTTCGTGACGCCAACGTGGAGAACTCCATCTACGCTCGTAGCCTCGCTGCAGACGCAGTCGACGCTCAGGGTAACGTCATCGCCAAGGCTGGCGACGACGCAGGTGACGTTCTGATCGACACCCTCATCGCTGCTGGCATCAACGAGGTCAAGGTCCGTTCGGTCCTGACCTGTGAGTCTGCAACCGGTGTATGTGCTGCCTGCTACGGCCGTTCACTTGCTACCGGCAAGCTGGTAGACATCGGTGAAGCCGTCGGTATTATCGCTGCTCAGTCCATTGGTGAACCTGGAACCCAGCTCACCATGCGTACCTTCCACACTGGTGGTACCGCTGGTGCAGACGACATTACCCAGGGTCTGCCACGTGTTCAGGAGCTCTTCGAAGCACGTACCCCTAAGGGTGCATCGCCTATCGCTGAGACTGCTGGTCGCATCACCATCGAAGAGACCGACAAGAGCCGTAAGGTCATCCTCACACCAGACAACGGTGATGAGCCTGTGATCTACCCCGTGCTCAAGCGTTCGACTCTCCTCGTATCAGATGGAGACCACGTTGAACTCGGACAGCAGCTCCAGGTTGGAACCGTTGACCCCAAGGAAGTTCTGCGCGTACAGGGCGTTCGCGCCGTACAGCAGCACCTCGTTGGTGGCGTGCAGGGCGTATACCGCTCGCAGGGTGTACCTATCCACGACAAGCACATTGAGGTCATCGTTCGTCAGATGCTCCGCAAGGTAACTGTTGTTGAGCACGGTGACACCGAACTGCTCCCCGGTGAGCTCGTTGACCGCTCGCGTTACACCGAGCTCAACCGTGCTGCGCTGCAGGAAGGCAAGAAGACTGCTTCGGCTCGTCAGGAAGTCCTCGGTATTACCAAGGCGTCGCTGGCAACCGAGTCATGGCTGTCGGCTGCCTCCTTCCAGGAGACCACCCGTGTTCTCACCCAGGCTGCGATGGACGGCAAGTCCGATCCTCTCGTCGGCCTTAAGGAGAACGTCATCATCGGTAAGCTCATCCCCGCCGGAACCGGTCTTGCGAAGTACCGCAACATCGCCGTCGAGGCAACCGAGGAAGCTAAGGCAGAACGCTACCCCAACCGCATCTTCGCGGCTGAGGGTGACTTCTCTGACGCTGACCTGAGCTTTGTCGACTTCGAGTCTTTCTCGTCGGATGACTTCTCTGGTAACTACAACTAAGTAGGAACACACTCAGTACTGAGTTTGTGACTTACCGAAAGCCCCGCCACGAGGCGGGGCTTTCGTCGTTGTACGCTGGGCGCATCATGAGTGATGTTGCACAGGAACACCCCGAGTTTTTCAAGCCAACTCCTGAAGAGGAGGCCGCTCGCGGTGCTGGTTTTGCTTCGGTGGCAGCAGGCACGAGTGAAGATTCTCCCGCTGTAGATACCAAGCCCAGCAACCGCACCACGGCAGCGCTAGTGGCACTGCTCGGGGGTGCGATCTTTGCTGTTCTCTACGCTTTAGCTGCGTGGGGCTATTCGGCAGCAGCCTGGCTTTATGGCTCATCCTCCGAAGGCACGGAAGCTGCTGCGTTCATTCAAGAACGCAGTGTGAGCTTCTTGCTGACTCCGGTGTATTGGTTGACCGTCTTTGCCTTCACGCTCTACTTTGTCCTACTTGCCATCCTGGTGAACAGGGGCCACTGGCGCTCTTTTGTGCTGTGGGGCTTGCTTGTTGCTGTGCTGACGTATGCCACCGCAATTGCAGCAGGATTGCTCACCGTTCGCGCGTGGACCTTGACCTACAGCGAAGCTATTGAGTTTATGTGGCGCGGAATTGCCTTCAACCCGTTGGTTTTGGTTGCCGTAGTGCTCTCTCGAGAAATTCCCATCTGGCTCGGTGGCTGGATTGCTTTGAAGGCACGCAAATATCGTGACGCGGATCAGACCGCCGCTAGCGAGGAAATTGCCGTTTGACCCGGTGCCATCTGCTGGGATAAGCTCTTCAATTGGTGCGTTTTGCGCGCCAGAAACACCTTAAGGGTCAACCCACTATTCCGGTGGCGAACCCCCACGGCATATCTGTTATTAATGACTCCACACTCGTGGCGTCGCGGCAGATGTTCAGCTAAATCGTTTAGCGACTGTCACCGTGCAGTTTTAATAAGGAGAAATAGTGCCAACTATTAACCAGTTGGTTCGTAAGGGACGTACGCCTAAGGTCACCAAGACCAAGGCTCCAGCCCTGAAGTCGAACCCACAGCAGCGTGGCGTATGCACCCGTGTGTACACCACCACCCCCAAGAAGCCCAACTCGGCTCTTCGTAAGGTTGCTCGTGTCAAGCTCAGCAACGGAACCGAAGTAACCGCCTACATTCCCGGTGAAGGTCACAACCTCCAGGAGCACTCGATGGTGCTCGTTCGTGGTGGTCGTGTAAAGGACCTCCCCGGTGTTCGTTACAAGATCGTTCGTGGTGCACTCGACACCCAGGCCGTGAAGAACCGTAAGCAGGCTCGTAGCCGCTACGGAGCGAAGATGGAGAAGAAGTAATGCCTCGTAAAGGTCCCGCTCCTAAGCGTCCCGTTGTCGCCGATCCCGTATACGGCGCCCCCATTGTTACCCAGCTCGTCAACAAGATTCTTCTTGATGGCAAGAAGGGTCTCGCAGAGCGCATCGTTTACGGTGCACTCGAAGGTGTAACCGCAAAGACCGGTGCAGATGCAGTCGTCACTCTCAAGAAGGCACTCGACAACGTGCGCCCCACCCTTGAGGTTCGCTCTCGCCGTGTTGGTGGTTCGACCTACCAGGTCCCCGTTGAGGTTAAGCCTCACCGTGCAAACACCCTCGCACTGCGTTGGTTGACCAGCTACGCCAAGGCTCGCCGCGAAAAGACCATGACTGAGCGTCTCATGAACGAGATTCTCGATGCATCAAACGGTCTGGGCGCAGCAGTCAAGCGTCGCGAAGACACCCACAAGATGGCCGAGTCGAACAAGGCCTTCGCTCACTACCGCTGGTAGACCGAGCCAGTCCCTGTTCACCCCTAATTTCGGAGGAATCCTGTGGCACAAGACGTGCTTACTGACCTAAACAAGGTCCGCAACATCGGCATCATGGCTCACATCGATGCTGGAAAGACCACCACAACTGAGCGAATCCTGTTCTACACCGGTGTTAACCACAAGATCGGTGAAACTCACGATGGTGCGTCAACCATGGACTGGATGGCCCAGGAGCAGGAGCGTGGTATCACGATTACTTCTGCTGCAACCACCTGTTTCTGGAACAAGAACCAGATCAACATCATTGACACCCCCGGTCACGTTGACTTCACCGTGGAGGTGGAGCGTTCGCTCCGCGTTCTCGACGGTGCTGTTGCTGTGTTCGATGGTAAGGAAGGTGTTGAGCCTCAGTCTGAGACCGTATGGCGTCAGGCTGACAAGTACGACGTTCCTCGTATCTGCTTCGTCAACAAGATGGACAAGCTGGGTGCTGACTTCTACTTCACCGTAGACACCATCGTCAAGCGTCTGGGTGCTAAGCCACTTGTTATCCAGCTTCCTATCGGTTTCGAGAACACCTTCGAAGGTGTTGTTGACCTGGTAGAGATGCGCGCACTCACCTGGCGTGGAGACGCAAAGGGTGACGTGGAAATGGGTGCCAAGTACGACATCGAAGAGATCCCTGCTGATCTCGTTGACAAGGCAAACGAATACCGCGCCAAGCTCATCGAAGCTGTTGCTGAAGGTGACGACGAACTCCTCGAGCGTTACCTCAACGGTGACGACCAGTTCACTGTTGCTGAGATCAAGAAGGCTATCCGCAAGATGGTTATCGCTTCTGAGATCTACCCCGTTCTGTGTGGCTCTGCCTTCAAGAACCGTGGTGTTCAGCCCATGCTCGACGCTGTAGTTGACTACCTCCCCAGCCCGCTCGACGTTCCTGCAACCCAGGGTCACGACGTGCGCGATGAGGAAAAGGTCATCGAGCGTAAGCCAGATGCAAAGGAGCCTTTCTCGGCTCTGGCCTTCAAGGTTGCGGTACACCCCTTCTTCGGTCGTCTGACCTACACCCGTGTTTACTCGGGTGCAGCTGACTCCGGCGCCCAGGTGCTCAACGCAACCAAGGACAAGAAGGAACGTATCGGCAAGATCTTCCAGATGCACGCCAACAAGGAAAACCCTGTTGAGTCGATGTCTGCTGGTCACATCTACGCCGTGATCGGTCTGAAGGACACCACCACTGGTGACACCCTCTGCGATCCTGCAAACCCCATTGTTCTGGAGTCCATGAGCTTCCCCGAGCCTGTTATCTCGGTTGCTATTGAGCCCAAGACTAAGGCTGACCAGGAGAAGCTGGGTACTGCTATCCAGAAGCTTGCTGAAGAAGACCCCACCTTCCGTGTTGAGCAGGACCAGGAAACTGGTCAGACTGTGATCTCCGGTATGGGTGAGCTTCACCTCGACATCCTCGTAGACCGTATGCGTCGCGAGTTCAACGTTGAGGCAAACGTGGGTAAGCCACAGGTTGCCTACCGCGAGACCATTCGTCGCAAGGTAGACAAGCACGACTACACCCACAAGAAGCAGACCGGTGGTTCTGGTCAGTTTGCTAAGGTTCAGATCTCGCTCGAGCCTCTCGAGGTCCAGGGCGACAAGATCTACGAATTCGATAACCAGGTCACTGGTGGACGTGTTCCTCGTGAATACATCCCATCCGTTGACGCTGGTTTCCAGGCCGCTATGGCAGTCGGTGTTCTCGCCGGCTACCCCATGGTCGGCGTCAAGGGCATCCTCGTTGATGGTGCCTACCACGACGTTGACTCATCGGAAATGGCCTTCAAGCTTGCAGGCTCTATGGCCTTCAAGGAGGCGGCCCGAAAGGCTGACCCCGTACTTCTCGAGCCATTGATGGCTGTTGAAGTTCGTACTCCTGAGGAGTACATGGGTGACGTTATCGGTGACCTCAACTCTCGCCGTGGACAAATTCAGTCCATGGAAGATGCAACAGGCGTCAAGGTCGTTAGCGCCCTTGTCCCACTGTCGGAAATGTTCGGATACGTCGGTGATCTGCGGTCGAAGACCTCAGGTCGTGCGGTGTACTCGATGACCTTCGACAGCTACGCCGAGGTCCCGAAGGCTGTCGCCGACGAGATCGTCCAGAAAAACAAGGGCGAGTAATTTCGCTCCTTGTGAGTTCAGTAAAATAAATCCAACACTGTAGTTTCCAACCGGAAGCTACTCGAATGTCCTAGGAGGACCCCGTGGCTAAGGCCAAATTCGAGCGCAACAAGCCTCACGTAAACATCGGAACCATTGGTCACGTTGACCACGGTAAGACCACTCTTACCGCAGCTATCTCCAAGGTTCTCGCTGACACCTACCCATCCGCAACCAACGTTCAGCGCGACTTCGCGTCGATCGACTCCGCTCCTGAAGAGCGTCAGCGCGGTATTACCATCAACATCTCGCACGTTGAGTACGAGACCCCTAAGCGTCACTACGCACACGTTGACGCTCCTGGTCACGCCGACTACATCAAGAACATGATCACCGGTGCTGCTCAGATGGATGGCGCAATCCTCGTTGTTGCTGCTACCGACGGTCCTATGGCTCAGACTCGCGAGCACGTTCTGCTCGCAAAGCAGGTTGGTGTTCCTTACCTCCTCGTTGCTCTGAACAAGTCCGACATGGTTGACGACGAAGAAATCCTGGAGCTCGTAGAGCTCGAGGTTCGTGAACTCCTCTCCAGCCAGGGCTTCGATGGCGACAACGCTCCTGTTGTTCGCGTATCTGGTCTCAAGGCTCTCGAGGGTGACCCCAAGTGGACTCAGTCCATCCTGGACCTCATGGAAGCAGTAGACACCTCTGTTCCAGACCCAGTACGTGACAAGGACAAGCCATTCCTCATGCCTGTTGAGGACGTCTTCACCATCACCGGTCGTGGAACTGTTGTAACCGGTCGCGCCGAGCGCGGTACCCTCCAGATCAACTCTGAAGTTGAAATCGTTGGTATCCGCCCAACTCAGAAGACCACTGTTACTGGTATCGAAATGTTCCACAAGCAGCTCGACGAAGCATGGGCTGGCGAGAACTGTGGTCTTCTTCTTCGCGGTACCAAGCGCGAAGAGGTTGAGCGTGGCCAGGTTGTTGTAAAGCCTGGTTCGGTTACTCCTCACACCAACTTCGAAGGAACTGCTTACATCCTTTCCAAGGATGAGGGTGGGCGTCACAACCCATTCTTCGGTAACTACCGTCCACAGTTCTACTTCCGTACCACCGACGTAACCGGTGTAATCACCCTGCCTGCTGGCAAGGAAATGGTTATGCCTGGTGACACCACTGACATGACCGTTGAGCTTATTCAGCCCATCGCTATGGAAGAGGGCCTCGGCTTCGCTATCCGTGAGGGTGGTCGTACCGTAGGTGCTGGTACCGTAACCAAGATCATCAAGTAATTTCGATTACTCGATAGAGGGGCCGAGCTTTTGCTCGGCCCCTTTTCTTCTGCCCAAAACCTCTTTTGGTAGCTTTGTTCCATGAGTTTGACTGAGCTACTGACCTGGGTTGGGGTTATCGCCCTCGTGATCTTCGTGATCTCATATCCCGCTCAGCGCCGATACAAAAAGCTCGGTAAGAAACCTTCCGGAGGAGCAGCCGGTGCCTTTGCGGTGATGGATGAGCTCTTTCACCCCAGCGCCCGTGAGCCTCGAATTGTCGCTGAGGAACAGGCAGAAGCCAGAGCACCAATGCCTTCAGCCGATGACAAACCATTTGACGACAATCGGATCGTCATCACGCTCCCACCAAAGTAACCTCGCTGTTCATCGCGACAAAGCGGGCAATCTACCAACAGTTGACGAAATATCGATGATATTTGGGACTGGCGTTGCGTGCTTTCTGGGAATAGCCTGATTCCCAGCACGCCGTTGTGCAGCCTCGAATCAGGACCGCACTGAGCGTGAAAACCGAAAGGTCTCGCATGTCGCAGTCCGTTTCACAAACGCACCAAGACGATGATGCGCATCTGAAAGCCCTGGGTTACCAGACAAGTTATTCACGCACCATGTCACTCTGGGGGAACATCGCTCTCGGATTCACGTACCTGTCTCCGTTGGTTGCGATTTATTCACTGTTCGCTCTTGCCGTCTCCACCGGTGGTCCGCCGTCCATGTGGTGGATTGTCATTGTGGCAGCAGGTCAGCTTCTGGTTGCACTGGTGTTTGGCGAAATTGTCTCCCAATTCCCGATCGCGGGCGGACTCTATCCGTGGGCTAGGCGACTGTGGGGGAAGAGATATGCCTGGCTGATTTCATGGATTTATGTCTGGGCAATGCTGGTAACTATCACC
Coding sequences:
- the rpsL gene encoding 30S ribosomal protein S12; its protein translation is MPTINQLVRKGRTPKVTKTKAPALKSNPQQRGVCTRVYTTTPKKPNSALRKVARVKLSNGTEVTAYIPGEGHNLQEHSMVLVRGGRVKDLPGVRYKIVRGALDTQAVKNRKQARSRYGAKMEKK
- the rpoC gene encoding DNA-directed RNA polymerase subunit beta' — encoded protein: MLDATAFDKLRIGLATADDIRRWSFGEVKKPETINYRTLKPEKDGLFGEQIFGPSRDWECSCGKYKRVRFKGIVCERCGVEVTKSSVRRERMGHIELAAPVTHIWYFKGVPSRLGYLLDMAPKDLEKVIYFAAYMVIDIDEEGRHADMPGLENELRLELKTLGDQRDARIADRMQRLENDLAALEAEGAKSDQKRRAKDVAEKEMSQIRKSIDDEIARLERVWEDFRNLKVGDLKPEDAVFNELVDRYGLYFDAFMGAEAIKRRLETFDLEAEAEALRLEITEGKGAKKIRAIKRLKVVSSFINTGTSPAAMVLDVVPVIPPELRPMVQLDGGRFATSDLNDLYRRVINRNNRLRRLLDLGAPEIIVNNEKRMLQEAVDALFDNGRRGRPVTGTGNRALKSLSDMLKGKQGRFRQNLLGKRVDYSGRSVIIVGPQLKLHQCGLPKQMALELFKPFVIKRLIDLSHAQNIKSAKRMVERSRPQVWDVLEEIIRERPVLLNRAPTLHRLGIQAFEPQLIEGKAIQLHPLVCAAFNADFDGDQMAVHLPLSVEAQAEARILMLASNNILKPSDGRPVTLPTQDMIIGLHHLTTVKEGATGEGRAFSSIAEAILAHDQHTLDLNAMARIRLNDVVFAEGEAPEGYTGGPVLVNTTLGQALFNEALPADYPYVQKVADKGTISAIVNDLAERYPKTVVAATLDNIKDAGFHWATRSGVTVALSDVLTPPNKREIVAGYEKLAAKVQSEFEKGMITDNERRQELIKIWTDATAEVAEAMQKNFPANNTINRMVTSGARGNWLQVRNIAGMRGLVNNPKGEIIPRPIINSYREGLSVVEYFIATHGARKGLADTALRTADSGYLTRRLVDVSQDVIIREEDCGTTKGLDLPIAAANAAGELVRDANVENSIYARSLAADAVDAQGNVIAKAGDDAGDVLIDTLIAAGINEVKVRSVLTCESATGVCAACYGRSLATGKLVDIGEAVGIIAAQSIGEPGTQLTMRTFHTGGTAGADDITQGLPRVQELFEARTPKGASPIAETAGRITIEETDKSRKVILTPDNGDEPVIYPVLKRSTLLVSDGDHVELGQQLQVGTVDPKEVLRVQGVRAVQQHLVGGVQGVYRSQGVPIHDKHIEVIVRQMLRKVTVVEHGDTELLPGELVDRSRYTELNRAALQEGKKTASARQEVLGITKASLATESWLSAASFQETTRVLTQAAMDGKSDPLVGLKENVIIGKLIPAGTGLAKYRNIAVEATEEAKAERYPNRIFAAEGDFSDADLSFVDFESFSSDDFSGNYN
- the rpsG gene encoding 30S ribosomal protein S7 translates to MPRKGPAPKRPVVADPVYGAPIVTQLVNKILLDGKKGLAERIVYGALEGVTAKTGADAVVTLKKALDNVRPTLEVRSRRVGGSTYQVPVEVKPHRANTLALRWLTSYAKARREKTMTERLMNEILDASNGLGAAVKRREDTHKMAESNKAFAHYRW